A genomic region of Thermodesulfobium narugense DSM 14796 contains the following coding sequences:
- a CDS encoding TolC family protein: MKLILVILFLFLASHTAFANEIVTLEDYINKNNQYITAKNEYEKAKINLAIQIKELKKASEPEIHYHSGYDPAKGYVTTGISVSGNLTDIFLNTFTYREKIELARIELKQKEANLTDIKKKLTIEYNTKLAEIKRLKNLIENLNAQLKLKETQAKIIQNRYDAGLITRDELERVNTELLDIRSRIEQAEEDKKIKEMEMIL; the protein is encoded by the coding sequence ATGAAGTTAATCTTAGTTATATTGTTTTTATTTTTAGCCTCCCATACAGCCTTTGCAAATGAGATTGTGACGCTTGAGGACTATATAAACAAGAACAATCAGTACATCACAGCAAAAAATGAATATGAGAAAGCTAAGATAAACCTTGCAATACAGATAAAAGAGTTAAAGAAGGCATCGGAACCAGAAATACATTATCACTCAGGATATGACCCAGCAAAAGGTTACGTTACTACAGGCATATCAGTATCAGGAAATTTAACGGATATATTTTTAAATACTTTTACATACAGAGAAAAGATTGAATTAGCAAGGATAGAACTAAAGCAAAAAGAGGCAAATCTGACTGATATAAAAAAGAAATTGACTATTGAATATAACACAAAGTTAGCAGAAATAAAAAGGCTAAAGAACTTAATCGAAAATCTAAACGCACAGCTAAAGCTAAAAGAGACACAGGCGAAAATTATCCAAAATAGATACGATGCAGGGCTTATTACAAGAGACGAATTAGAAAGAGTAAATACAGAACTACTTGATATAAGAAGCAGGATTGAACAGGCAGAAGAGGACAAGAAAATAAAAGAAATGGAGATGATTTTATGA
- a CDS encoding carboxypeptidase regulatory-like domain-containing protein, whose translation MNKVLRGLMIGSSLLIIATSANAMDIKGKIVDSETAATLSGATVDLKDSNGNVLQEVTADSAGRFLFTGVNSGTYKIEVKETGYVGIDKSVSITTKNKNVSIKAIPSAGGTVNVTGKVTDSLGTGIGGLEVQLMKEDPRFGSSTMSKYVVDKATTAQDGTYTLKAIKPSDTSTYTYYVRVLGHGIKNTSATGQFSVTKDTTNIANENVTVDVLPTTTATITGQVLDAIGNPVANAKVTAPLRETNYPETVTNANGEFSLVVPANGILQVPIRVSKSGYQTVRETIIPNANTTLALQTINLISK comes from the coding sequence ATGAACAAAGTATTAAGAGGTTTAATGATTGGCTCAAGCTTGTTAATTATTGCAACTTCAGCAAATGCAATGGACATCAAAGGAAAGATTGTAGACAGTGAGACAGCCGCGACACTATCAGGCGCAACTGTAGACCTGAAGGATAGTAACGGAAATGTTCTTCAGGAGGTAACCGCTGACAGCGCAGGAAGGTTTCTATTTACAGGAGTTAATTCAGGCACTTATAAAATCGAGGTTAAAGAGACTGGATATGTTGGAATTGACAAATCCGTATCTATCACTACCAAAAACAAAAACGTATCTATAAAGGCTATACCTTCAGCAGGAGGAACGGTTAACGTTACTGGTAAAGTAACTGACAGCTTAGGGACAGGGATAGGAGGCTTGGAAGTCCAACTAATGAAGGAAGACCCACGCTTTGGAAGCTCTACAATGTCCAAATATGTAGTAGATAAGGCAACTACAGCACAAGACGGAACTTATACGCTAAAGGCTATTAAGCCAAGTGATACATCTACCTATACCTACTATGTCAGAGTGTTAGGACACGGTATAAAGAATACATCAGCCACAGGACAGTTTAGTGTAACAAAAGACACTACAAATATCGCAAATGAGAACGTGACTGTAGACGTACTACCTACTACCACAGCAACAATCACAGGACAGGTATTAGACGCAATAGGTAACCCAGTAGCTAATGCAAAGGTTACAGCTCCATTAAGAGAAACGAATTACCCTGAGACTGTAACCAATGCCAATGGAGAGTTTAGCTTAGTAGTACCAGCTAATGGCATCTTACAGGTACCTATAAGAGTTAGCAAATCAGGATATCAGACTGTAAGAGAGACCATAATCCCTAATGCCAATACTACATTAGCTCTTCAGACAATAAACTTAATCTCTAAATAG
- a CDS encoding EAL domain-containing protein: MFNSQAFQSLINSSVFGVYIYQGLDAKIVFANEKMAQILEYGSKAELIGKSAIEMVASDIEEVKSHIKRRVQGEIFKAEYTEHYLKSKTKALVPVSLFAHTIVYKNEYSGLIMVLDRTKEKSFEKLFLTLSQINQLIIRIEDEEELLEKICEIAIDEVGYLDCAIGYIDENKLFSQLYTKAKTKELEDALKALKIGADPDTPYGVGTVSRAYHTKEVSTIPRISKLESTHYWHDFFDKFNISSACSIPILKKGKVEYILLLHDVIPNTFDKDHLHLLEEIKLDMSFALEKIESEKWHKLILSAINKSFEFICILDENFNIIYANDRALEISGYLREEIIGKNIIHFCYLESKEDIKRVIQEKLSLEGNYSGIINYKLKDNSTKDFLVNIMPYFKKDKITNYIAVGKILEKEDELLKSLERALYFDPITNLPNNNYFIKEVEKFCQKAQNENQIGALILINPIGFKKINEAFGFDTGNKMLSLIASRLKEITEKNDVVARLESEKFGVLFGPLRFKEYALELSKKILEELTKPYNINNIHISLEFNLAIEFISKDANNSSEILKRAHIALSDAKRKGKNQIGFFKKDIEQDTIRKLKLRSELEQAVSNKEFIIYYQPYVDKDKNIVGMEALMRWKKGNKILLPSEFIEELEEGQYIVDAEDLIIDNVLDDISELGLSFPVSVNLSIKSLFRKDLAQRLISKLTQRKAKSKINIDISHNILNIEIIERSFLENFEYVRNLIENLRKFNVFFSIDDFGTGYSSLSYLSKLKVNFVKIDISFVRNLSDKDTKNVTNAIIALSKSLNIKTIAEGVETVEQFETLKSMGCDYYQGFLFYKPMPKSELLKVLNS; this comes from the coding sequence TTGTTTAATTCACAAGCGTTTCAATCACTTATAAATTCATCTGTTTTTGGAGTATATATCTATCAGGGGCTAGATGCAAAAATTGTCTTTGCAAACGAAAAAATGGCGCAAATTTTAGAATATGGCAGCAAAGCTGAGTTAATCGGGAAAAGTGCTATAGAAATGGTAGCTTCAGATATTGAAGAAGTCAAATCCCACATAAAAAGAAGAGTTCAAGGGGAAATCTTTAAAGCTGAATATACAGAACACTACCTAAAGTCCAAAACCAAAGCTCTAGTTCCCGTCTCTCTCTTTGCCCACACAATAGTTTATAAGAACGAATATTCTGGCTTGATCATGGTCCTTGATAGGACGAAAGAAAAATCATTTGAAAAGTTATTCCTGACTTTAAGCCAAATAAATCAGTTAATAATAAGAATTGAAGATGAAGAAGAGCTTCTCGAAAAGATTTGCGAAATAGCTATTGATGAGGTTGGTTACTTAGATTGTGCCATAGGATATATAGATGAGAACAAACTGTTTAGTCAACTTTATACAAAAGCTAAGACAAAAGAGTTGGAGGATGCGCTAAAAGCCTTAAAAATTGGCGCAGATCCGGATACTCCTTATGGCGTAGGTACAGTTTCAAGAGCTTATCACACAAAAGAAGTAAGCACTATCCCTCGGATATCAAAGCTTGAATCTACTCACTACTGGCACGACTTCTTCGACAAATTCAATATTTCTTCAGCCTGTTCAATACCAATATTGAAAAAGGGCAAAGTTGAATATATCTTGCTTTTACACGACGTTATTCCAAATACATTCGATAAGGATCACCTACACCTATTAGAAGAGATAAAGCTCGATATGTCATTTGCTCTTGAAAAAATAGAAAGCGAAAAGTGGCACAAACTTATTCTCTCTGCAATAAACAAAAGCTTTGAATTCATATGTATACTAGATGAAAACTTTAACATAATATACGCAAACGATAGAGCCCTGGAAATTTCTGGGTACTTAAGAGAGGAAATTATTGGAAAAAATATTATTCACTTTTGCTATCTTGAAAGTAAAGAAGACATTAAAAGAGTTATTCAGGAAAAACTTTCTTTAGAAGGAAATTACTCCGGAATAATAAACTACAAACTCAAGGATAATTCTACAAAGGACTTTTTGGTAAATATTATGCCTTATTTTAAAAAAGATAAGATTACCAACTACATAGCTGTTGGCAAGATATTAGAAAAAGAAGATGAACTCCTAAAAAGTCTTGAAAGAGCACTTTATTTCGATCCCATCACAAATTTGCCAAATAATAACTATTTTATTAAAGAGGTAGAAAAATTTTGTCAGAAAGCCCAAAATGAAAATCAAATTGGGGCACTAATATTAATTAATCCAATTGGGTTTAAAAAGATAAATGAAGCCTTTGGTTTTGACACGGGAAATAAAATGCTCAGTCTGATAGCATCCAGACTAAAAGAAATAACTGAAAAAAACGATGTAGTAGCAAGGCTTGAATCAGAAAAATTTGGAGTACTTTTTGGACCACTAAGGTTTAAAGAATATGCTCTTGAACTCTCCAAAAAAATTTTAGAGGAACTCACCAAACCTTATAACATAAACAATATTCATATTTCTCTTGAATTCAATCTAGCAATAGAATTTATATCAAAAGATGCAAACAATTCATCTGAAATCCTAAAAAGAGCTCACATTGCGCTATCAGATGCAAAGAGAAAAGGAAAAAATCAAATTGGTTTTTTCAAAAAAGATATAGAACAAGATACCATAAGAAAGCTAAAACTAAGGTCTGAGTTAGAACAGGCAGTTTCAAATAAAGAATTTATTATCTACTACCAGCCATACGTAGATAAAGACAAAAATATAGTCGGGATGGAAGCTCTGATGCGTTGGAAAAAGGGCAATAAAATTCTTTTGCCATCTGAATTCATAGAAGAGTTAGAAGAAGGCCAATATATTGTAGATGCTGAAGATTTAATAATCGACAATGTTTTAGACGATATAAGTGAACTAGGACTTAGCTTTCCAGTCTCTGTAAATCTTTCTATCAAAAGCCTATTCAGAAAAGACTTAGCCCAGAGACTCATCTCAAAACTAACCCAGAGAAAGGCAAAAAGCAAGATAAACATAGATATTTCTCACAACATATTAAACATAGAAATTATAGAAAGATCCTTTTTAGAAAACTTTGAATACGTAAGAAATCTTATAGAAAACTTAAGGAAATTTAATGTATTTTTTAGCATAGATGACTTTGGAACAGGATATTCAAGCCTCTCTTATCTATCAAAGTTAAAAGTAAACTTCGTAAAAATAGACATATCGTTTGTAAGAAACTTAAGCGATAAAGATACAAAAAACGTTACAAATGCAATTATTGCCCTGTCAAAGTCTCTAAATATAAAAACCATTGCAGAAGGCGTAGAAACTGTAGAACAGTTTGAAACGCTAAAGTCAATGGGTTGTGATTACTATCAGGGATTTTTGTTCTACAAGCCAATGCCAAAGAGTGAACTTCTCAAGGTTCTAAATTCTTAA
- the fsa gene encoding fructose-6-phosphate aldolase — protein MQIFLDTAKIDEIRKLAPTGVVDGVTTNPSLLAKAGCKDIKGAIKEICSLVKEPVSVEVIGTMADQMIKEAREYSSWKLNTAIKIPMTEEGLKAVSVLSKEGIKTNVTLIFSTSQGLLAAKAGATFVSPFVGRLDDISHNGLEVVRDLAHIFKIYGINTRIIAASIRHPIHVVESAKAGAHIATVPTKVLESMFRHPLTDIGIEKFLSDWKGLQESK, from the coding sequence ATGCAAATTTTTCTAGATACTGCAAAAATTGATGAAATTAGAAAATTGGCCCCTACAGGTGTGGTAGACGGCGTAACCACAAATCCATCACTTTTAGCAAAGGCGGGTTGCAAAGATATTAAAGGAGCAATAAAGGAGATCTGCTCTCTGGTAAAGGAACCTGTTAGTGTAGAGGTTATAGGAACTATGGCAGATCAGATGATAAAAGAGGCAAGAGAGTATTCATCCTGGAAGCTAAACACTGCTATAAAAATCCCAATGACAGAAGAAGGCTTGAAAGCTGTAAGCGTTTTGTCAAAAGAAGGGATTAAAACTAACGTGACGCTTATCTTCTCAACCAGTCAAGGACTTCTTGCTGCTAAAGCTGGAGCTACCTTTGTGAGCCCATTTGTTGGCAGGTTGGACGACATATCCCACAACGGTCTGGAAGTGGTAAGGGATTTGGCTCATATATTTAAGATTTATGGAATAAATACTAGAATTATTGCAGCTAGCATTAGACACCCTATTCACGTAGTGGAGTCTGCAAAAGCTGGTGCTCACATAGCAACTGTTCCCACAAAGGTTTTGGAGTCAATGTTCAGACATCCATTGACTGATATCGGCATTGAAAAGTTCTTAAGCGATTGGAAGGGGCTTCAGGAATCGAAGTAA
- the rbcL gene encoding type III ribulose-bisphosphate carboxylase gives MSAKLNIKYTNFLDLSYVPKKNDVLAAFYVEPASGTDIKEAAGAVASESSIGTWTDLATMKQSIWDELRARVYSIEGNIVRIAYPDVLFEAANLPQFLSSVAGNVFGMKAVENLRLLDIVLTQKFLDELKGPAFGVDGVREVLGVKDRPLVGTIVKPKLGLDPKEQAKVVYESLVGGLDLVKDDENLTHQDFSNFDERVKYSLDAVRRAEEETGEKKAYLPNVTAPTEEMLRRTALVKKEGGKYAMVDVITTGFAGVQSLRNANSGLILHAHRAMYASFARSKKHGIHMLVLSKLLRFSGVDQLHIGTVVGKMEGDRDDVLVCHEALGSSDEMKVKTYLPHQEWGNMKSVFSVASGGLHPGHTADLFKIFGKNAVFQYGGGVHGHPEGTRMGARAVRDSVECAVKGISLKEGAKSSKALELALSKWGGA, from the coding sequence ATGAGCGCTAAATTAAATATTAAATATACGAATTTTTTGGATTTAAGTTATGTTCCTAAGAAAAATGATGTTCTGGCTGCATTTTACGTTGAGCCTGCGTCAGGGACGGATATAAAGGAAGCTGCTGGAGCTGTGGCATCTGAATCATCTATAGGCACCTGGACAGATCTTGCTACTATGAAGCAAAGTATCTGGGACGAACTTCGTGCAAGAGTTTATTCTATAGAGGGCAACATAGTAAGGATTGCATATCCAGATGTGCTCTTTGAAGCGGCAAATCTTCCTCAGTTTCTAAGTAGCGTTGCAGGAAACGTATTTGGCATGAAAGCGGTAGAGAATTTGAGGCTGTTAGACATCGTCCTTACACAAAAATTTTTAGACGAATTAAAAGGTCCAGCTTTTGGAGTAGACGGTGTAAGAGAGGTGCTTGGCGTAAAGGACAGACCATTGGTTGGTACTATTGTTAAGCCAAAATTGGGTCTTGACCCGAAAGAGCAGGCAAAGGTAGTATATGAATCTCTTGTTGGGGGATTGGATTTGGTAAAGGATGATGAAAACTTAACACATCAAGATTTCTCTAATTTTGACGAGAGAGTAAAATACTCACTCGATGCAGTTAGACGTGCAGAAGAGGAAACTGGAGAGAAAAAGGCATATTTGCCAAACGTCACTGCACCTACTGAAGAGATGTTAAGAAGGACTGCTCTGGTTAAAAAAGAGGGCGGAAAGTATGCGATGGTAGACGTAATAACTACGGGTTTTGCAGGGGTTCAGAGCCTCAGAAATGCAAACTCTGGATTGATACTACATGCTCACAGGGCTATGTATGCAAGCTTTGCAAGGAGCAAAAAGCACGGTATTCACATGTTGGTTCTTTCAAAACTTTTGAGGTTTTCTGGAGTGGATCAGCTTCATATTGGCACTGTGGTAGGGAAGATGGAAGGGGATAGAGACGACGTATTAGTATGCCATGAGGCATTGGGTTCTAGCGATGAAATGAAGGTAAAAACGTATTTGCCTCATCAAGAATGGGGAAATATGAAGAGCGTCTTTTCTGTGGCATCTGGCGGACTTCATCCAGGGCACACAGCGGATCTTTTTAAAATATTTGGAAAAAATGCTGTCTTCCAATATGGGGGAGGAGTTCACGGGCATCCAGAAGGAACCAGAATGGGCGCAAGGGCTGTAAGAGACTCTGTTGAATGCGCTGTAAAAGGCATATCCTTAAAAGAGGGTGCAAAGAGCAGCAAGGCGCTTGAGTTAGCACTATCAAAATGGGGAGGTGCTTAA
- a CDS encoding phosphoribulokinase gives MSVDPVFIGIAGDSGAGKSTFVKDIATLLGKDKVRTISFDDYHSLDRVERKAVGITPLHPRANNLGLAIEHLFLLKQGKKVLKPVYDHSTGSFGDPEWVVPVPYIICEGLHPFFFRSLAELYDMKVYYDTEMDLKFNWKVKRDTAERGYTIEQVAKEIRLRQRDIRNFVEPQCALADIIIKLKISKNSSSAIGVDWKEPVDDPWLKKYLKSCNFDNWKCFNEWYAGRKMNVFGIHSDLTQEELKELSSIFSISQDVLSKVKEKEVVPYRTMLVLFATRIKQIRASKDKEEKVVFKDAV, from the coding sequence ATGAGCGTTGATCCTGTGTTTATAGGTATAGCTGGAGATAGCGGTGCTGGAAAGAGCACCTTTGTAAAAGATATAGCTACTCTTTTGGGTAAAGATAAAGTAAGAACCATTTCCTTTGATGATTATCACTCTCTTGATAGAGTAGAGAGAAAGGCGGTAGGAATTACTCCTCTTCATCCCAGGGCAAATAATCTTGGGCTTGCAATTGAGCATCTTTTTCTGCTAAAGCAGGGCAAAAAGGTCTTAAAGCCCGTTTACGATCACTCTACAGGAAGCTTTGGGGATCCTGAGTGGGTAGTTCCTGTACCCTATATAATATGCGAGGGACTGCACCCATTTTTCTTTAGATCTCTTGCAGAACTATATGATATGAAAGTTTATTACGACACAGAAATGGATTTGAAATTTAACTGGAAGGTAAAAAGGGATACAGCAGAAAGAGGATATACAATAGAGCAGGTAGCAAAGGAGATAAGGCTAAGACAAAGAGATATCAGGAATTTTGTAGAGCCACAATGTGCCCTTGCAGATATAATAATCAAATTAAAGATTTCAAAAAATAGTTCTTCTGCAATTGGGGTGGACTGGAAAGAGCCAGTTGATGACCCGTGGCTAAAAAAGTATCTGAAATCGTGCAACTTTGATAATTGGAAGTGCTTCAACGAGTGGTATGCCGGCAGAAAGATGAACGTTTTTGGAATACACAGTGATTTGACACAGGAAGAACTAAAAGAATTAAGTTCCATATTTTCTATCAGCCAGGACGTTCTTTCTAAAGTTAAGGAAAAGGAAGTAGTACCATATCGAACTATGTTGGTTTTGTTTGCTACTAGAATCAAACAAATTAGGGCATCCAAGGACAAAGAGGAGAAGGTGGTGTTCAAAGATGCCGTTTAG
- a CDS encoding transketolase: MPFSRIVYKPEYDELEKKAVIIRKNVVKMIGKAGSGHPGGSLSCVDILTALYFRILRISPKYPKDPERDRFVLSKGHAAPALYATLAETGFIPYEWLDNLRVLGSPLQGHPDMKKVPGVEMSTGSLGQGLSVGVGMALSAKILESGYRVFVLLGDGECQEGQVWEAAMSASHFKLTNIVAIVDRNRLQIDGCTEDVMGVDPLGAKWKAFGWTVIEVDGHDFLELIPALEAISYTSKPTAIIANTVKGKGVCFMENNPDWHGKAPKPDQLEEALKGFEEVEFMESEEVEMDSKN, encoded by the coding sequence ATGCCGTTTAGCAGGATTGTATATAAGCCTGAATATGATGAACTTGAGAAAAAGGCCGTAATTATCAGAAAAAATGTAGTAAAGATGATTGGCAAGGCTGGTTCAGGTCATCCTGGAGGATCTCTTTCATGCGTTGATATATTAACTGCTTTGTATTTCAGGATTTTGAGAATTAGTCCAAAATATCCAAAAGATCCTGAAAGGGATAGATTTGTTCTGTCAAAGGGCCATGCTGCTCCAGCCTTGTATGCTACCCTTGCTGAAACTGGATTTATTCCATACGAATGGTTAGATAACTTAAGGGTATTGGGATCTCCTCTTCAGGGGCATCCTGATATGAAAAAAGTCCCAGGAGTAGAGATGTCTACTGGCTCTTTGGGACAAGGATTGAGCGTAGGGGTAGGGATGGCTCTTTCTGCAAAGATTTTGGAAAGTGGATATAGGGTTTTTGTGCTCCTTGGAGATGGCGAGTGTCAGGAAGGCCAGGTTTGGGAGGCTGCTATGTCAGCCTCTCACTTTAAGCTTACGAATATTGTGGCAATTGTAGACAGAAATAGATTACAAATTGATGGCTGCACAGAGGACGTTATGGGAGTTGATCCCCTGGGGGCAAAGTGGAAGGCTTTTGGGTGGACTGTGATAGAGGTAGATGGTCATGACTTTTTAGAGTTGATACCTGCTCTTGAAGCTATATCATACACCTCAAAGCCTACCGCTATAATTGCCAATACTGTAAAGGGTAAGGGAGTGTGTTTTATGGAAAATAACCCAGATTGGCACGGGAAAGCTCCGAAGCCAGATCAATTGGAAGAGGCTTTGAAGGGTTTTGAAGAAGTTGAGTTTATGGAATCTGAGGAAGTAGAGATGGATTCCAAAAACTAA
- a CDS encoding transketolase family protein, which yields MFCVAIVYDREIATREAYGKALVELGRQNNNVVVLDADLAKSTQTIKFAKEFPDRFFDVGIAEANMIGIGAGLAACGMIAFCSSFAIFATQRVLNQIFQSVAYPNLNVKIAASHAGISVGEDGATHQSIDDISIMRSIPNMTIIVPADAHEAYEATFAAANFEGPVYLRLSRMATPVVTPPGKPFEIGRAIVLREGKDITIAACGIMVYEALGAAERLSGLGVEAEVINFNTIKPFDRETLVESLIKTRAVLSVEEHSIIGGLGSAVAECVAEEFPVAMARVGIRDQFGQSGKSLDLLKHYQLTSEDIAKEALKLLETKRKANEIYEISASTKGNFESLSPGAEGGMLDESSN from the coding sequence ATGTTCTGTGTGGCCATTGTATATGATAGGGAGATTGCTACAAGAGAGGCTTACGGTAAAGCTCTGGTAGAGCTTGGCAGGCAAAATAACAACGTGGTAGTCCTTGACGCTGATTTGGCCAAGTCTACCCAGACTATAAAGTTTGCAAAGGAATTTCCAGATAGATTTTTTGACGTAGGGATTGCAGAGGCAAATATGATAGGGATAGGGGCTGGATTAGCTGCCTGTGGAATGATAGCTTTTTGTTCTTCCTTTGCAATATTTGCTACACAAAGAGTACTAAATCAAATCTTTCAATCTGTAGCATATCCTAATCTAAATGTAAAAATTGCTGCAAGCCATGCAGGAATCAGCGTTGGAGAGGATGGAGCTACACATCAGTCAATTGATGATATTTCAATTATGAGATCTATTCCAAATATGACAATTATTGTACCTGCTGATGCGCATGAGGCCTATGAAGCTACCTTTGCAGCTGCAAACTTTGAGGGGCCTGTGTATCTAAGGCTTAGCAGGATGGCAACGCCAGTGGTTACTCCTCCAGGCAAGCCTTTTGAAATTGGAAGAGCTATAGTCCTAAGAGAGGGGAAAGATATCACTATAGCTGCTTGTGGAATAATGGTTTATGAGGCTCTTGGCGCTGCTGAGAGACTTTCTGGACTTGGCGTAGAAGCTGAGGTAATAAATTTTAATACGATTAAACCCTTTGACAGAGAGACCCTTGTGGAATCTTTAATAAAAACAAGAGCAGTTTTGAGCGTTGAGGAACACAGCATTATAGGCGGTTTAGGTAGTGCAGTTGCAGAATGTGTAGCAGAAGAGTTTCCTGTAGCTATGGCAAGAGTGGGGATAAGAGACCAATTTGGACAATCTGGCAAAAGCTTGGATCTTTTAAAACACTATCAGCTTACTTCAGAGGATATAGCAAAAGAAGCTTTGAAACTTTTGGAAACTAAAAGAAAGGCAAACGAGATATATGAGATTTCAGCTTCGACGAAAGGCAATTTTGAATCCTTAAGTCCAGGAGCTGAGGGAGGGATGTTAGATGAAAGTAGCAATTAA
- the gap gene encoding type I glyceraldehyde-3-phosphate dehydrogenase, translating into MKVAINGFGRIGRLVARISSDYDDIDIVAINSSRNTAMLANLLKHDSVYRTFDKEVGYDSDSLYINGKRILVFEERSDISKLPWKDLNVDIVVESTGKFTKREDAYKHVIAGCKKVLISAPSKDADCMVVYGVNHKDISPSFEVISAASCTTNCLAPVCKVLNDEFGIEKGVMTTVHAYTSDQRLLDGTHKKDPRRARAAAINMVPTSTGAARAIGKIFPELEGKLDGISLRVPVPTASIVDLSVNLKKNPDVEDIRQAFKNYSEGLMKGILYYSQEPLVSSDIIGSKYSSIVDGLLISKVQDIYKVFSWYDNEFGYANRIVDLIKFLSGGGD; encoded by the coding sequence ATGAAAGTAGCAATTAACGGTTTTGGTAGAATTGGGCGTTTGGTTGCCAGGATCTCAAGTGATTATGACGATATTGACATTGTTGCAATAAACAGTTCGAGAAATACTGCTATGCTTGCCAACTTGTTAAAACACGATTCTGTATACAGGACATTTGATAAAGAAGTAGGTTATGATAGCGATTCGCTTTATATAAATGGCAAAAGAATTCTTGTTTTCGAGGAAAGATCTGATATTTCCAAACTTCCATGGAAGGATCTAAATGTTGATATAGTAGTAGAGTCTACTGGGAAGTTTACAAAGAGAGAGGACGCATACAAGCACGTAATAGCGGGTTGCAAAAAGGTTCTCATCAGTGCACCAAGCAAAGATGCTGATTGCATGGTTGTCTACGGAGTAAATCATAAAGACATTTCGCCTTCATTTGAAGTAATATCTGCTGCTTCTTGTACAACCAATTGTCTTGCACCAGTGTGCAAGGTTTTAAACGATGAATTTGGAATTGAAAAGGGAGTTATGACTACAGTTCACGCATACACGTCAGACCAAAGGCTACTTGACGGCACGCACAAGAAAGATCCAAGGAGGGCTAGAGCTGCAGCTATAAATATGGTTCCTACTTCTACAGGGGCTGCAAGGGCTATTGGAAAGATATTTCCCGAGCTTGAAGGAAAGCTTGATGGAATATCTCTAAGGGTACCAGTTCCTACGGCTTCTATAGTCGATCTATCCGTAAATCTCAAAAAGAATCCAGATGTTGAGGATATAAGGCAAGCTTTTAAAAATTATTCAGAGGGGCTAATGAAGGGCATTTTATATTATTCACAAGAGCCTCTGGTTTCAAGTGATATTATAGGCAGCAAGTATTCGTCTATTGTGGATGGACTTTTGATATCAAAGGTTCAGGATATTTATAAGGTATTTTCATGGTATGACAACGAGTTTGGTTATGCTAATAGGATTGTAGATTTGATTAAGTTTTTGTCGGGGGGAGGGGACTGA